TAGAAATACATTTACTAATAACTGCTTATACTATTGCCTTCATACAGTGCTTATAAACAGGTGAGGCAGAGCCTCTCCCTTCAGTCTTACCTGAGGTGACAAGGCCACTGCAGGGGAGACAGGAGGATCAGGGATGAGCCTCCCAAGATCCCAGAGTCAAGGAGACATCTACTTGTCTGTTATGCCCTCTTCCCAGAATTCCCTTTGGTAGGACCAGTACCTGGCTCTGGGAGAAGCAGATGCTGCCTGTGGTTGGAGCACCACCTCACCAATATTCCTCATACCCACCAGATAGACCTTTGGTAGTCTACCAGATCCGATTCCATATGTCATGATTGTCTCCTTTGACCTGACTCACACACTATACTAGCAGCCCTCCTTTAACTTCACTGTACAATGTCCCCACTGTGCTCCAAGTGATACTCCCCTCCTACTCACAGGTCCTAGTTCCCTGGCTGTATCTTACACAAAGTACTTATCACAATTTGTCATTGTGATAAAGTCTTttcagtgagtgtgtgtgtatgtgtggttttTCCTCCATTAGATTGTAAGTACTATGAAGAAACTTCACATTTCTTCTGGTTACTGCTGTTTTCTTGAGCATGATGCCTaacaggtgcttaataaatatttgatacataacaggtgctcaatcaacatttgttgaatgaataaacaaataatacaattcAAGGTGAAATAATACTTATCTCTAGTAACAATATATGCACTGATATTTGTGGACCTCTAACACCTCTTCCATCTACACTGTATGTAAACAGGATTGatcatctgaaatatttttataatgttcatTTTTTCCAGTTGCTCCAAGTTTTGCTACCTGGCTCAGCACTAGGTGTGCTCTACAGACTGAAGTCAGAGTGACTAATGTGATTCAAGACACTAAGGCAGTGAGACAAGTTTCATCAAGGCAAGTAGCAGGTCCTATGCCCAGTGGATGTGCACCTATAAAAGGGGTAAAGGATTTGGGTAGGCTTATGATATTCACTCCAGAAATAATGAGCATGGGTTTTCTCTCTGGCCAGTCATAGGACTGCAGACTGAGGCCTCAGTTTAGCTCACTGTTCACATTCGACCTCCAGGAGACCTCACCAGGAAGTTTTTGCAAGCAGTTCCAAACACAAATGGGTCAAATTTTCAATCTGGCTAGGTTTGGTGACTTGTTATACACTACATGTTGTTTAATCCTAGTCCCTTAAATCGTTCACTTAAAAAActcaaaagttttttaaatgtttgtgtttcctccatttacataatattttgccTGATCCTTCATGCTTTTAGTCTATCCTTCTAATACTTTTCCTCCCTTGTTTTCCCTTATGTAAACAACATTattgatttgtctttttaattcagATTTGGGGTTGGAGCAATAGATCAGGGTTGGAGCCTGAAAAATTCATTTCTAGCCATCTTCCAAATGAGGCTGATGCTTTTTGCTAATCCAGAGACTACATTTTGAGAACTGCTCCCAACCTTATCTGTACAATAGAATACTCCAAAAAATTCTCCACTCCACTCCCTTTAACAATTAATGAGACtagaaacttgagcaccaacttacaccttatacaaaaataaattcaaggtggataaaagacttaaatataaaacatgacaccattaaagtcctagaggagaacgtaggtaggaaaatctcagatatttcatgcagaaacttttttgctgacttgtcccctacagcaagggacataaaggaaaaaataaacaaatggaacctcatcaaaataaaaagcttctgtacagctaaagaaaacagtatcaaaataaaaagagaaccaactgtatgggaaaacatatttgccgatgatacctcagacaagggtttaatctccaaaatatataaagaacttacatgacgccactctaagaagacaagcaacccaattaaaaaatggccaaaggacttgaacagacacttccccaaggaggacatatagaagatccaaagacacatgaaacaatattcaatatcgctaggtatcagagagatgcaaattaaaaccacaatgagataccacttcacaccagtcagaatggccatcataaacaaagcaacaaacaacaagtgttggagaggttgtggagaaaaggggaccctagtgcactgttggtgggactgcagactggtacaaccactatggaaagcagtatggaacttccttagaaaactaaaaatggatctgccttttgaccctgcaattccactgttgggactatatcctaagaacactaaacaccaatacaaaagaacctttgcaccccaatgttcatagcagcacaatttacaatagctaggtgctagaagcagcctagatgcccatcagtaaatgaatggatcaaaaaactatggtacatttacacaatgtacccctatgcagcagaaagaaagaaggagctcctaccctttgcaacagcttggatggagttggaaagcattatgctaagcgaaataagccaggcagtgaaagacaaatactatatgatctcaccattaacaggaacctaaacaaaacaaagaaacaagcaaaatataaccaaagacacttaaatagaggacaggctgatagtgaccagaggggagagaagagggaatttcagggcagaatgggaagggtttacaggaacaaatttaaaggacacatggacaaaaactacggtgaggggggtaatgggagggaggtggggagggttgggtgggtgggctggaatgggaataaaagggagaaaactgtacttgaaccatgattaaaattaaaagaaaaaaaattaataagactaCCTGAATGTGGAGTCCCCAATGATTCTAATGTTAAGCCAGGGTTGAGGACCCCTAATCTAGGGTGTTCAAGGATACTCAGCTCTTGCAATTTAACAAAGTGCATAACTGTGACAACTTTATTAGTCTCATATCAATAATTTAGGCTAAAATggttttaataaagttaaaaatgcgtattattttccttatctcATTTCAGGCAAGCCAGGCAACTTTGAACTTCAGCTGAAGTACCTCTGAACACCACAAGAATAGCCAACCAAATCAATTATCTAACATTTTGCTACCACATCGCCCAAAGCTCCAGCCTTGGCTGGCCTACTAGCTTGGTTTCAAAAGGACAACAGGTGATATGTTTACCAACAGCTTTGACTGTGTAGGAAAAATAGCCAGTCTCCTAGCTGCAAATGAAGTTTACTATTCTCCAACCCACCTCCACTTAtccagtttcatattttaaagttcatgtGCAACATTTATCTTGGGAGCCAATTTCTCTATTATTTAAGattctggttttgatttacattttttaaaaaaagcctttcaCCATGTTAAgtataaaagggaaaataaggatatAGGAGTGTGTACTCCTAGTAGGCAATTATAAAAGCTGCTGCTTATTTTGTAATCACATTATAATCATCTAGGAAACAATGGCACTAATtggaatataaaacaattaaaataagttcCAAGCAGTATAAGAATAGAACCTTGAACAATATTTATAGATGttgtttatgtgaaattttacatgtataattGATTCTGTGACTTCAATGATAAAGTACCACACTAAAATACTTCCTGTATTACTTTTTCCAAGGAAGGAGGTTGCAGCTCTGATATGGGTGAACAACTAAATATACCTGAAATGATCAAAGACTGGAACAAAGAGCATGTGAAACAATGGGTAACCAAAGACCTTAAGATTGAGGAAAAATATGGACAGATTCTTTTCCATGAAGAAGTGACAGGATTAGTCCTGCAGGAATTAACTGAGAAGGATCTTAGAGACATGGGGCTACCACGAGGCCCAGCACTTCTGATAAAGCGAGCATATGACAAATTGAGTAACAATCTCCCTGAAAATGACAACCACACTTCTGGACAAGTAGATCATAGAAAACCCTGCAAAAAAGAACACCATAAAAAGgtacaacacacaaaaaaagaacagGGAAAATCAGTGTCATCCAATAGTGATCATAATCTCAGCAAGACCAGAGATACCAAAGAACAAGAATCAGTTCttatgaaagaaaatgcattaaATGAAGTAGCAAccactgaagacagaaaaaataataagctaAAACCTGAACAGCTGACTTGCATGCCACATCCTTTTGATCAGCCCCAGAGCAGCCATCGGTACATAGAACATTACCTCCTACCACCTGAAACAGGACCAGGCAATCTCATAGACCCCATTCATGAGTACAAagccctcacacacacagacacggcCACAGAAAAGGACATTAGGATGAAATTTAGCAATGAAGTCTTCCGATTCGCATCAGCTTGTATGAATTCACGCACCAATGGCACCATCCATTTTGGGGTCAAGGACAAACCCCATGGAGAAATTGTTGGTGTGAAAGTCACCAGTAAAGCTGCCTTCATTGACCACTTCAATCAAATgatcacaaaatattttgaagacagTGAGATCAATGAAGCCAGGAAGTGCATTCGGGAGCCAAGGTTTGTGGAAGTCCTCCTGCAGGACAGTACACCATCTGACAGATTTGTCATTGAGGTAGATGTTATTCCAAAACACTCTGTATGTAAAGAAAAGTATTTCTACATTATGATGCAAACCTATGAAAATGAAACATGGAAACAAAGCGAAGAACTTTCATTGTTTGTGAGAGAAGGGGCTAGCTCTAAGGATATCCGGGCCAATGTCAAGCGACGGGATGTGGaattcaaagcattttttaaaaagttaaagtcaCTAGCAGTGTCTAGAAAAGAGGCTGAAGAAAAGTATGAGGCGAAGGCAAATAAGAAGGAGAGTGAAGGACAAAAGCTGGTTAAACTTCTCATAGGAAACCGGGAGTCACTGGATAATTCATACTACATCTGGTATATTCTCGTAACAAATAAATGCCatccaaaccaaacaaaaaacttaGATTTCCTAAGGGAAATTAAATGGTTTGCTGTATTGGACTTTGATCCTGAATCTGAGTGCAAGGGGGTGGCCAAAGCTTACCAAAAAAGCCGGGTGGCAAATCTTCACTTTCCAAGTCAATATGAGGAAAAGACAGCTACCATAATGGAGAAAAAATCTCATCTGAATCTTCATGATCAGACCAGCTGGATCTTTTGCAATGGCAGATCAGACTTGAAAGAGGAGAGGTTTAAGCCTCTAGAACCACATttatggcagaaagaaagagcttctGAAGTCAGGCAactgattttatttctcacagatgAAAATGTCATGACAAAAGGGAAATTTCTGGTAGTGTTTCTATTGCTCTCTCCAGTGCAAAGCCCAGGAGACCCACTCCTTGAAACCTTCTCTGCTTTCTACCAAGCTCTCAAAGGAATGGAAAGTATATTGTGTATCTGTGTAAACTCACAGATTCATCAACGATGGAAAGATCTACTACAAGCCAGGTTGACAATTGCAGATGAATTAGCAGACCACAGTGTTTCCACTTTAAATTTAGAATTGATAAACAGTACCATCCTTAAGCTGAAACCAGTCACTCAGTCATCAAGACGGTTCCTGCCATCCCGTGGATCTTCTTCCATTATCTTAGACAAAAAAGAAGAGGATATCTTGACCGCACTGGAAATTCTCTGTGAAAATGAGTGTAAAGACACAAAAATCGAGAAAAACAAATCTAAGTTccaagaatttaagaaaaaaaaagaagagcactTTTATCGAGGTGGCAAAGTGTCCTGGTGgaacttctatttttcttctgaaaattattCCTCAGCTTTTGTCAAAAGAGATAATTATGAGAACCTTAAAGATCTGATACAGCGTCAGGCAGAGTCTCCTAAAccattatttgtaaaaattatcAGTCTTTACCATCATCCAGGCTGTGGGGGTACTACATTGGCCATGAATGTCCTCTGGGACCTAAAGAAAAAGTTCAGGTGTGCcatgttaaaaaacaaaggaactgaTTTTGCAGAAACTGCAGAACAAGTGTTCAAGTTGATTACCTACAAGGCTACCAGCCCTCAGGACTACATTCCTGTACTTCTCCTGGTGGATGACTTTGAAGAACAGGAAAACGTCTGCATTCTACAGGATAGGATCCATTCCATTTTAGTAACATATGGTTTGAGATATgaaaaaacactggtaattataTTAAACTGCATGAGATCCCAGAATCCTGATCAAAGTGCAAAACTAGCAGACAGTATTGCACTAAAACACCAGCTTTCTGCCAAGGAACAAAGAGCTTTTGAGGCCAAACTGGAGGAAATTGAAAAGCAACATAAGAACTGTGAAAACTTTTATTCCTTCATGatcatgaaagaaaattttgataAATCATATGTAGAAAATGTAGTCAAGAATATCCTAAAAGGACAGAATATCAACAGCAAGGAAGCACAACTCATTTCTTTCCTGGCTCTACTCAACTCTTATGTTACTGATTTTACAATTTCAGTGTCACAGTGTGAAACATTTTTGGGAATCACATGCACTCATACTCCCTGGAAACCTGAAAGCATAGAGGACAAGATGGGAACCTATTCAACACTTCTAATCAACACGGAAGTTGCCGAATATTGCGGATATGCAGGCGTGCGCATCATTCACCCTCTGGTTGCCAGTTGCTGTCTCAAAGAGCTGGAAAGCAGCTACCACTTGGATAAGTGTCAAATTGCATTGATGTTATTGAGAGAGAATTTATTCTATGATTCTGGAATAGGAAAAGATAAATTCCAACATTATGTGCAAACCCTTCTGCTTACAAGACAGCGCAAAGAGTATGGAGATGAAACAGAcactttgttttctccattaATTGAAGCTTTAGAGAATGATGATGTTGAAAAGGTCTTGAAACAAGGAAGTGTTCGCTTCCCACAGAATGCATTCATTTGTCAGGCCTTAGCAAGACATTTCTACATTAAAGAGAAAGACTTTGACACTGCTCTCTACTGGGCAAATGAGGCCAAGAATAAAGCCCCTAAAAATTCCTATATCTCAGATACACTTGGCCAGGTGTacaaaagtaaaatcaaatgGTGGttggatgaaaacaaaaactgcagGGATATCACTGTTAATGATCTAACACATTTCCTGGAAGCTGCTGAAAATGCAGCAAGAGCTTTCAAAAAATCCCAGGAGCAAACTGATAGGAAAGACTATGAAACAGAGACCTGGTACCCACAGAAGTCCCAAAGAAAATATGACATGTATAATACGGCCGGTTTCTTGGGTGAAGTAGAAGTTGGTCTTTACGCTATTCAGATTCTTCAGCTCACTCCCTGTTTCCACAAAGAAGAAGAATCCTCTAAAAAAGCTATGGCAGAATTTTTATCAGGAAAGGGGGATATTCCTACAGATCCAAGAAATGAATATTATTTGGCTCTTAACAATTTCACATCTTACTTAAAGAACTTGCAGTCAGATATGAAAAAGTGCTTTGACTTTTTTACAgattatttagttcttttaaaaacaaggaataTGCTAAAAGAAACAGTAGAAATCTTATTAAGCAAGAAAATCAGTCGTTGTTTCAGTAAATACGTGGAACTTTTCTGCCCTTTGGATTTGCATTCATTACAAAGCAAAGAGAGTCAATTACTCCAAGAGGAGAATTGTAGGAAAAGCCTAGAAGCTTTGAGAGCAGATAAGTTTTCTGGACTTCTAGAATATCTTAACCCTAATCATGAATATgctgcaaccactatggaaaacatagTGAACCAGTACACTTTCCTCTTTCAGCAAAATCCACATAAACGGCtagcaaaagagaaacaaaatttcattttggcCAACATTATTCTCAACTGTTTAAAACCCAACTCCAAGTCCATTCAGCCACTTAACATACTTAAAAAACAGCTCCGAGAAGTGTTACAATTTGTAGAACTAAGTCATCTATATCCAGACCCTTATTTCTTGGCCTGCCTGCTGTTCTGGCCAGAAAGTGAAGAACTAGATGAAGATGCCAAGCTAATGGAAAAGTATGTTTCATCCTTAAACAGATCCTTCAATAGACAGTACAGGAGAATGTGCAGGTCCAAGCAGGCAAGCACACTCTTCTACCTGGGGAAGCGGAAGGGGCTCAACAGTCTTGTTCACAAGGCAGAGATAGAGCAGCACTTCAGTAAAGTACAAAATATAAATTCCTTCTGGCAGAGTGGAGATGTGTGGAAAAAAGAGGAAGTCAAAGACCTCCTGCGTCGTCTCACTGGTCTGGCTGAAGGCAAGAAAATCTCTATCGAATatggaacagagaaaaaaataaaaataccagtaACATCTGTTTATTCAGGTCCACTCAGAAGTGGTGGCAACATAGAAAGAGTATCCTTCTACCTGGGCTTTTCCATTGAAGGCCCTCTAGCATATGACATAGAAGTTATATAAGATATACTAGctcaaatgtttttattcatatttctctgATATTTCCTCTATTCCTGTGGCATTGTGATGACATTATTGGGTTACCTCTGTCACATATTTTGGCTTTATCTCCCCAAATAAATTATAAGCCTAGGGAAGGCATGAAACGTGTCTACACATCAGGGTTTGGCACACAGTGGAGTCAACTTTCAATGTTTTAAAGATGTGCTTTCAGAATAACATTTAATTAAGAGGTTTCCATTCATATCC
This sequence is a window from Phyllostomus discolor isolate MPI-MPIP mPhyDis1 chromosome 10, mPhyDis1.pri.v3, whole genome shotgun sequence. Protein-coding genes within it:
- the LOC114507944 gene encoding sterile alpha motif domain-containing protein 9-like, translated to MGEQLNIPEMIKDWNKEHVKQWVTKDLKIEEKYGQILFHEEVTGLVLQELTEKDLRDMGLPRGPALLIKRAYDKLSNNLPENDNHTSGQVDHRKPCKKEHHKKVQHTKKEQGKSVSSNSDHNLSKTRDTKEQESVLMKENALNEVATTEDRKNNKLKPEQLTCMPHPFDQPQSSHRYIEHYLLPPETGPGNLIDPIHEYKALTHTDTATEKDIRMKFSNEVFRFASACMNSRTNGTIHFGVKDKPHGEIVGVKVTSKAAFIDHFNQMITKYFEDSEINEARKCIREPRFVEVLLQDSTPSDRFVIEVDVIPKHSVCKEKYFYIMMQTYENETWKQSEELSLFVREGASSKDIRANVKRRDVEFKAFFKKLKSLAVSRKEAEEKYEAKANKKESEGQKLVKLLIGNRESLDNSYYIWYILVTNKCHPNQTKNLDFLREIKWFAVLDFDPESECKGVAKAYQKSRVANLHFPSQYEEKTATIMEKKSHLNLHDQTSWIFCNGRSDLKEERFKPLEPHLWQKERASEVRQLILFLTDENVMTKGKFLVVFLLLSPVQSPGDPLLETFSAFYQALKGMESILCICVNSQIHQRWKDLLQARLTIADELADHSVSTLNLELINSTILKLKPVTQSSRRFLPSRGSSSIILDKKEEDILTALEILCENECKDTKIEKNKSKFQEFKKKKEEHFYRGGKVSWWNFYFSSENYSSAFVKRDNYENLKDLIQRQAESPKPLFVKIISLYHHPGCGGTTLAMNVLWDLKKKFRCAMLKNKGTDFAETAEQVFKLITYKATSPQDYIPVLLLVDDFEEQENVCILQDRIHSILVTYGLRYEKTLVIILNCMRSQNPDQSAKLADSIALKHQLSAKEQRAFEAKLEEIEKQHKNCENFYSFMIMKENFDKSYVENVVKNILKGQNINSKEAQLISFLALLNSYVTDFTISVSQCETFLGITCTHTPWKPESIEDKMGTYSTLLINTEVAEYCGYAGVRIIHPLVASCCLKELESSYHLDKCQIALMLLRENLFYDSGIGKDKFQHYVQTLLLTRQRKEYGDETDTLFSPLIEALENDDVEKVLKQGSVRFPQNAFICQALARHFYIKEKDFDTALYWANEAKNKAPKNSYISDTLGQVYKSKIKWWLDENKNCRDITVNDLTHFLEAAENAARAFKKSQEQTDRKDYETETWYPQKSQRKYDMYNTAGFLGEVEVGLYAIQILQLTPCFHKEEESSKKAMAEFLSGKGDIPTDPRNEYYLALNNFTSYLKNLQSDMKKCFDFFTDYLVLLKTRNMLKETVEILLSKKISRCFSKYVELFCPLDLHSLQSKESQLLQEENCRKSLEALRADKFSGLLEYLNPNHEYAATTMENIVNQYTFLFQQNPHKRLAKEKQNFILANIILNCLKPNSKSIQPLNILKKQLREVLQFVELSHLYPDPYFLACLLFWPESEELDEDAKLMEKYVSSLNRSFNRQYRRMCRSKQASTLFYLGKRKGLNSLVHKAEIEQHFSKVQNINSFWQSGDVWKKEEVKDLLRRLTGLAEGKKISIEYGTEKKIKIPVTSVYSGPLRSGGNIERVSFYLGFSIEGPLAYDIEVI